GATGATTAATATTTCTCCAGATGCGACTTGCGTTGAGAATGCCGCTGTATTATCCGGTTATGCCGGTCGAGGTGCCGGGCTGTCTCCACAGTCCAAGCTCCGGGCTAAGGCCCCGCTTTCATCGCCGGCACATTCCAGTGCTCTCAGAAGAGCTACCAATTCCCTAGTGGTATTTCCACTCCTTAACAATCAACGTGCCGGTAAGCAGCGCTTGGCTGTACCAACATGGCTCGCCACTCTCTGGTTATCAGGACCGGCGCCGGCTTGTGTCGCATGCAATCGCGTTATCAATGGACGTCTTCTAAAAGTATTGCTACCAATGTCCCTGTCGGTGGAATACTCTACAAGAACCGCAAACACTTTGTGAAAAAGTAGCTCAAAGCATTCACAATGGAAGTCGGCATAATTGGTTCTGGAATCATCGGGCTCACGTCTGCTCTCGCTCTGGTCGATGCCGGATACTCTGTGACCATCGTCGCCCGTGATTTACCTGGAGATGATTCATCTCAGCAGTGGGCAAGCCCATGGTAGGGATCACTCAGCCCCGATGAATATTTCCTCAAATCTGACAAGTGTTGTGTAAAGGGCTGGTGCTGGCATTCTCCCCCACCCGGACTACAAGGGGCATGATTTGCAGACCGAGACCTTCAAATTTTACTGGGCACTCGCCCATCGTGACCCGACAAGTGGAGTACAGGTAAGTGGCTCTGGACACCATTTTCCCATAAGGACTCACTGCTAAGTCAATTATCAGGCGGTAGATGTGACTGAGTACTATGATGACCGAGACGACGATTCTACCATCTGGTATAAGAAGATGGCCCCTAAGTATCGCCGTCTGCCATCGAAGGATCTTCCAGCAACCGCCAAAATTGGTTTCAAATATCGGTCTATGACTGTCAACCCAGCAGTATTCTTGCCCTGGATAAAGACGGTACTAGACCGGAAAGGAGTTCGTTTCATCCGCGCTGAGGTCAAGTCCATTGAGGAAGCCAGGTCAATTCTTGGGACCAAGATAATCGTCAACGCGTCAGGCCTTGGGGCTTTCCACCTTGTGAATGACCAAAAAGTGGTCGCTGTTCGTGGCCAGACGATGCTTGTCGAAAGTGATTCTCACGAAATGGTCATGTTTCAGGGCTCTCATTACACCTACCAGATCCCGCGGATGTACAGCGGCGGCGTGATTGTCGGGGGAGTCAGTCAGGCAGGCAACATGGATCAGAATGTTGACCCAGCAGTGCGGTCAGATATTTTACGACGAATGAAGCTCGTCGCTAAGGATCTGTACCAGGATGTGGATCTGAGCAAGCATGTTATGAAAGACTTAGTTGGGTTTCGACCGAGTAGAGAAGGAGGATATCGACTGGAGCGGGAGGGCGAATTGATACACGCTTATGGTTTTAACACTCTTGGGTATACTTATAGCTACGGTGTGGCTTTGAAGATCCGAGACCTGATCACGTCTGCTacagaggaggaggctgtgAGAAGTAAGCTTTGACATGACTTTGGTCTTCTTCGATTGCCCTTTGGTTATCATTCTTATATACATTTATTTTGCGACCAAAACAGGTGTCTACGACAACATTATCCCGGTATAACCCTGATGATTGTAGTGTATTTGAATCTATGGCTTTTCACGGAAAGGAATTCAGATCTCCGTTGTTCTTTGTGCATAGGCATTGACATCTGTAATTTGTTATCTAGATGTGTTacttgcagttgagacttatggctgagagcttgaaccagcagagagaactgaGTTGGTTTACTTTGTTGCTAATCTGCACGACTGAATTTTAAAGGCACCTCTCAACAACCAACTATAAGAATTCTTAATTGATAGCCAAATGTCCATGGCATAGATGGATGATACTAGAGCCTGTGCATATGCCATTTACATACCAAAACTATCTGCctatctcttcttctggaatTCCGATTTAGGAATCATCCTTAGAGCCGAGATCCCTGAGTGTGGAGTAAAGCCACGCATTCAATCTCCACCTCTAGATTTTTAGGCAGTGTTTTTACCGCCACACAGCTCCTGGCCGGCTTATGGGTGAAATACGTCTCATAAACAGCATTGAACTCCGCAAAGTTCTTCATGTCATCCAAGAAGACTGTGACCTTTGCCACACGGCTGATGCCACTACCGGCCGCTGACAGAACTGCCTGGACGCTCTTGCAGCAAGCGTGCGTCTTATCTGCGATGCTGCCTTGGAGAGGCTTACCGGTCGAGTCGATTGGAATCTGGCCTGAGAGGAAAACATAAGAGCCCGCGACTACAGCTTGCGACTTGCGGTATCAGTTAGTTACCAAATACTGCCAATGGCTTAGAAGGGATTTACATAAGGTCCGATAGCTGCCACAAAGAATTAGTTTCTTTCTCTATGGCTTTTTGAGTTTTGGTGTTACTTACCTGGGCATCCCTCTGATGTTGAAATGGTGGTGAGGTCTGATGACATTTTCACTAGCCTTTTGGATGGATCTTGTAAAGATAGACTCTTGTGTCACTTCAAGACGTGGTTATGACATTGCACTCTGGGAAGTCAGAGTACGTATGCCTTGATTATAAGAGGTCGCCGACTACATAGACCCTGGGCGTTGTCAATGAGGCGGATTTATACTCCTATCAAACCAGCTGGGACGGAGAAGCCGGTCCCTTGTCCGGCACTATGCGGGACATGATTCTGAGCTGACTAAAGAACAGGTTTGATGGGTGATTTCGCTACCACTAACAACTTTTAGCTTTCCCGGCACACCATACCGGCAATCATACCGGCACGGATTCTCGGCCGGCACATCTTTTGACATGTCTCCACTTGACCTCCGAGTAACACGCGGCCAGTCATAACAGTTATCACCAAATCGAAAATGCTAATAATGACTGGATGATTATGTAGGAGCCATTCCTTGATAGTGTGAGAGCTAGTTCGTACCTAGTACATACAACAGGCTATTCATATTTCAGCAAATCTCCACCTAGAGAGCCAATTGTGCCATCTTATGAAAGCGAGATCTAAGCACTAGGTATGGCTTATTAAACTCATGCAAACAGAGAGACGAGCAAAGACCAAACGAGAGTCGGGACAACAGCATAAAATCTTGTAGCCAATGACTCCTCTTCCTACACATCATTCCTTTCCCACTCCTCAGCCATACCAACGGCCTCTTCATAGTCTAGCCAAGGCCTAACACCAGGTTTGATCCTGGAATTTGGGTCATTATCCTCCACAAACCCAATCCTCCCACGATATTCGGCGTCGCTCTCGTTGCTCCCTTTTCTATCAATCCTGAACCCGCAGACCACCACCTCGGTATCATCCAGATCATCGTCATTATCACAGTCATCCAGAGTCCCGGGCTAACAGTTCATGCCAAGCGTCCAAGTCCAGTATCCGCGCTTGCCTTTGGGTATGACCCAGGATGAGTTTGCGCATGGTATGACTGCAAGTCGCTGTAAGTTGACGTACTCCATCATTTTAGAGTCCGCTATATCTCTCACTGCTTCGAGAATACTCTTCTTGTTCCCCTAAGAAGTGTTGAGGAATTCGCCATCGGCCCGAATGATGGTTGAATTGGCGACTATTCCTATCTTGGGGCTCTGGATTCTGCAATTACCCCTGTCGTTACCATTTTCCTCTGCCCTCTCTGCTGTGCAATTGACTAGCTCAGTGACGCGAATGGAGTTGCCTTTCTCAAAGTAGCCCGTGGAGTTATTTGGGTATTCTAGCTTGAAAGTCTGGCAGCCGCGCATTGATAGCGACAACGATGCCGCTGGGAAGAGtacaaggaagaagattaCAAACTTGATTACTGTAATTGAGAATTACAAACATAAACTGATCCTTGATCTGGAGCCCGCACAGGAGTTGAACAAACTCTTATATGCTGTCCTCGGGTGGGAAAAATACACGGCCCTTGATGGGTTTGGCTTACACCAAAATTCGCTGGCAATCCACCAATTTGCGGTCCGTGTTGTATTTCCCCCTCTTGGCTGTGTGTTGCTGCCTTGATCTTGCAAATGGCCCCCAATTTCTTCAGCCTTTGTCACTTCAATGACGTTGGCCAAGGCGGCGCGACTGTCCAAATGCCTATGACACCACACTGATCAGCAAATCAagataaagaataataacAATACCCCGATGCGTCAGGTTGCGAGCGACGGGGTTGGTAGTATTATTTGTTTTCGTCACCTCACCACAGTTCCGCGACGAGGTTTGAGAAGGAGTCAAGTGCACGGTCATATTGTTCTTGTCAGCCGTCATATATGTGCTGCGCCGATACCATAGTTTAACGAAATGCAGACATATAAGGTCCCAGGTTAGATAAATACAAACAGACAAGCAAGAGATGACCATATGGCAGCCGTCGATATCCCATGATATCTCACGGCCCCGGAGTCAACATCAGCTTCATCCCATTCCTTAGCCCATTCTTGAGCCTTGCTGAGACTTGGCCATGGCCTGATCTCAGACTTGATCagaccatcttcctcgtccatCTCCACGAAACTAACGTTGCCTTCATACGTGGTGACAGGGTCATCCGTCGAATTGCTCTTAAGCCTGAAGCCGCATACCACGGCCGAATAACCGTCCAATTCTTCCTCCAAATCACCATCACAATCCCTGGGATGTCCACGCCAGCACTGTATTGCAGGCGTAAATGTCCAATACCCATAAGTCCCGTTTGGAGTTGTGTTGAATGGAGCAATAAAAGGTATCACGACGAGCCTATCCAAGGTGACGTTTCCCAATGGCCCTATATCGTGTTTCAGAGCTTTGATAATGGCCTTTTTGTTTGTCATGGAAGTGTTGAGGTTTGCTGGGGATGGGGCTTGGAAGGTTGCGCCGTCAGTGCTGTTGATAGTCGCGTTGGCAATGATGCCCATTATATAGCGCTGAATGTTGCAGTTCCCTTTGCCATCGCCATTCTTTTTGGCTCTTTCCGCGGTGCAGTTTACGATTTCTGATACCCGGATTGGTTGACCCATCCTGGACCATCCCTTGGGTCCTGGAGCGGTCAGATCGAAGGAGTCGCAGTCACGCTTGGTCAGCGAGGCAGCGATGGATGGAAAGGCCAAAAGGAGTGCTGCTGCGAATGCCTTCATGATGGTGGCTCGGAAAGGGCGTCTTTATTAAACCCTCCTTCTGgcttgatggcatcaagccTTGTACTTATAATATGCCTACGTTGTAAAATGGCCCCCAACGAGTTGACCCTGTCGAGTCACACTTATGACGTTGGCCAAGGCTTTAGCAATGGCTTCGAGCCTGTGGAACCAAATTGATCAACCACCAATGCAGCCCGAACGGGCAGTGCGGGGCCTTTGTGGGCACAGGTGGGAGAATTAAAGCTGTTCTAGCATACAGGGATGATATTCCTCGATTTAAAGCTTGTTTTTTGTTCGTATAATTGATTCAATTTAGCCAGCTTGTCAACATAGCCTCCTGATCTTATCGACATACTCTAGCCCGATAAGAGTTCCCTTTGTGTTGATCTTGTAATAAATGACTTTATTAGCAGCTGATTTAAAGCGCTTCcgcttcatcttcgccatctTCCAACTTCTTATTGCAAATTACATGTGCTTCGGCAGACACATTTGATCTGCGGCTGAGGCTTCTCTCTTAATGATTTCTTCAACATATTTAAAACGTTGACGTGGAGCATGGGCTTCGCACTTCGTGGTCAAGTATATCGGCCTCGCATCGAGCGAACTGATTTGTGGCAAGCATCACGAGGGGCTGCCCTGTACAATGGCTCTGGCACGAGACAGTGTATGGGCCTTCAGTAGAAGGTGATTGAGTAGTTGGATCTTGGGGTAGGCGGGCTTGATATCGCGCAGTAGACTGGCAAGCCCTGTGCATTCTGCACGGGTTAGCGCAATACGATGGGATGGAATCGAAAGAGATGCAGATCCAAGTGTCGAGCGAAGCATGATAAACGTTGTGCATAAATCGGGTTACTGCGGAGTTTTACTTAAGCTTATCTACCGACCTGCCTCATTCGGTAATTCTCGTTGCTCATCATCCACTGTCTCCAGAGTATCATCGCTGCCAAGCATACCCCTCAGTTCGTCAGTCAGTCCATCGTATCAACTTGGTTAGAATGCGGAGGTAATTGATAATGAAATCCTACTTGATGTCACGATATTCAGATGCAATGCGACGATCGACTTTAAGCGATGAACGGATTCAGAATAAGTTCCGATTAATGACCGAAGCCGATGCACGGGAACACAATGCGTCGTATTTAAAGGCATGTCTTCCTCCAATTTTAGACAGTATCACTGCTGGTGTTTTGGACATCTTCCGAATTTGTCCAGAGTCTTCCAAAATGGCTCGACGACTTATCACCTTCGCGGCCCTCGTGTCTGTTGTCACAGGACAGTCAGGTGGTATACAGAGAGGTCTCCAATATGGCGAGAACTGGACACCCACGACCAAGGACTCTGACCTCGTCTCCGCCAACTTTCCCGATGTCAACATTACTCTCCGATCACCGGCATTTCTGAATCCCGACAAGGTTCCTGGTCGGTTCTCAAACGGCACGGAGGGACCTACTGACGATATTGAACTCGGTCAGACCACCAATGCCAATACCCCCGAAGACTTGCTGATATCGTGAAGATTACTTTATCCGAAATCTAGCTCGGAAGCATGACTGGATGACTTATGAACTAGCGACTTTCGAATCCGAAGAAGGCCGTGCGATTCCATACGTCTTCCTCTCTCTGCCAAGCACCAACTCGAGCAGTGACAAACTCCGCGTGTATCTCCAAGCTGCAATCCACGGGAATGAGCCCGCTGCTGATGAGTCCGTCCTTGCCTTCTTGGGAAAGATGGATGCCGAGCCTTCATGGGCCAAGtcgatcttggagaagatggacatCAAGATCCTTCCTAGGTATAATGTTGATGGCGTTGCATACTTCCAGAGACAGTTGGCGTCAAATCTCGATCCTAACCGGGAGCATCTCAAGCTCATGCGTGGTCAATCAAGACAGATTAAACGAATCGTCAGTGAATGGAACCCTCATATAGGGCTCGATATGCGTAAGTGCCCATCAAATTCCACTAATTACCATAACTAACTTTCATGGCAGACGAATTCACTGCGCCTACAATCTACGGCGGCCACTACCAACACGGAGCTGACTCTCTTTTATCCGGCGGCATCAACCCCAACATTGATCCCAAGATCCGCGAGCAGTTGCTCGATTTCTTCATCCCAGCTGTAGGAGAGGAACTTGAGTCTCACGGCCTCCGGTGGGAGCCGTATGTTACTGGGCCTTCCAATCGCACTGAGGGCTCACGCATTCGCTTCACGGAAGCTGTGACTGAGGCACGCACTGGTCGCAATGCCGTTGGATTGACACAGACGATTTCATTTTTACTTGAGATGCGGGGCATTCGTATTGCCAATCAACACTTCCAGCGTCGTGTTGCGACTGCTCTTATCAAGATCCAGACCATTCTTGAGTTAGCGAGAGATAACGCCGAGAAGGTCAAGTCGATTGTAGAAGATGCTCGTGAGGATTTTATCAACAGCGATGAAGATATTGTCATCACAGATTCCTACGTTCCGGAGAACAGGACATTTACCATGGTTGATACTCGCAACGGTAGCGTCGTACAGGTACCGATCGACTTCCAGCGGACTACCCCATCAATTGCGAATCTTACCAGGTCCAGACCCGAAGCTTATATCATTCCGCGAACCTGGTCTGACGTCGCCGAGAGACTCGAAATCTTAGGGCTGAAAGTTGAGAGGATGAACTATGAGTTTAGACGAACCTTGCAAACCTTGACGATTGAGACTTCCGTTGTTGAACCTGAGCTGTATGAAGGCACGTATCTCAACACGGTCACTACCAACTCAACCACTCGAGAAGTCGTGCTGCCGGTAGGGAGTTACTACGTTAGTACGAGGCAACAAAATGCGGCGTTGGCATTTATCGCTCTCGAGCCGGAGAATATTGACAGCTATGTCAAGTTCAACATCATTCCGGTGGAAGCGGGCATGGAGTATCCTGTATTTAGAATCCCGCGGGAATGAACTCACTAGAAGGTATCAAAACCATAGTCTGATTACTATATACAAAGGACACTTTTGCTTACATGCATCTTCACATTTCGGATGCACAATTGACCTAACCGGCTCTAAACCTGTTGGTCGTGGGTTTCTCAACTGTGATAAGGTTAGGaggttaaaataaaaaagaggcttcagccccCAGGCcataaaggtaaagaacaccAATAAACACATACGGGCAAAATACTCGTGCCCTCGCATTTCTCAACTAtcgttatcatcatcaccagcatATCATTCACAAAATGGTGACACCATTTTCTACCGTGCCCAACAATGAGAAAGATGCTGCGAAAAGCCCATTGACACCCTTTCGTAAAGAAGGCGACACCTATCGGCTTCGCAGAGAGGTCGAGGCAATGGAATATGTACGAGATCACACATCAGTCCCTGTACCCGCTATTCTCGAAGTTCACTTGGGCAACAACGATAAAGACGGCGGATGGATTTTAATGGAACGAATCCCCGGGATGCAGCTCGATGAAGCATGGCCAGTCATGACAGAAGCATCAAAAGCACGAACAATCTCCGAACTGAAGCATCACCTCTCTCAGCTACATCGCATCCGCCCATCTGAACAGGGGTGGATTGGTTCTTGCTCGGGGGGTCCAGCATATGATCATCGCATCGATAACATGGCTACATGTGGTCCATTTGCTTCGGTCGCCGAGTTCAATGACTTTCTCGTCACCCCCATCAAGAATTGCCCCCGACCAGAATGGGTTGCGAAATACCGCAACCAACTTCCTGATGACTCCAGCATCGTGTTTGCACACGTAGATATCTCATGGGAAAATATCCTTCTTGCACCCGAAACCGGAGCTGTTACTGGTATTATTGACTGGGAGATGGCGGGATTCTGGCCTGAGTGGTGGGAGTACAGAAAGGCCTTGTATGGAGGGCGGCCGCGGGAATGGTGGATTGCCATTGTGAAGAAGACCATGAAGGATTATGGTGAATTGACTGCGGTAGTTATGGACATTGAGATGTTCTAAACTCGGTTCAAGAGTTCGTATGAGGGACTGAAGAGTCATATCTTAGCTGAGCCAGCAAACTCGGATCCAATACTTCACCTGTACTACTAAGCAATCATTCTGACGCGATGAGAGATATAAAATTGTTCGAATACTAACCTTCAGACAACAAAACTATAACTGGACCAAACAAAACCAATTTCAAGCCATCACAATGAACTCCAATCCAGCACCAATCACAGCTACCCCCACTCATTTATACGGCGCTGTATGTCCCAATTTGAGGAACTTTTAGTCCTTGGCCCAAAGACAGCCTCTTATAGGCAACGAATCAATGCCCCCAAGGCCCCTCAGTATCACGGAAAACCTCTTCCCACCACTCCTGGTTCGGCCCCTGGGGCGCCTTCTTCGTATGTCTACAAATCTCCCCAAGCTTCATCTTATCCAACCTCCCAAACGCGTTATCAACCATCTGTCTCGGATATCTACTCTCATACTCCGCCGAAACACCCCAATACCGAACCCTCCCGTTCTCTGTCTTGACTGTCGCAAGAGGATCTTCAGGCTCACCCTTCTTCTGAATCTgcatcttgagaagctctcGAAGGTGATGGTAGTACCATGGTTTGTCCCACCATGTTGAGCGACGTCTTTTTAGCCCGTGCATGCCGTTGTGGTGAAGAATAACTGGAACGGtctcgaggaagaagtcggcgTAGAGGGACATGTTGTTCCAGTCTGCGTCTGGCTGGATGAGCTCTAGGGGGTTCTCTGCATTCTTTATATCCTCAGGTAGACCTTTTAGTCGCGTTGGTGAGATACCCAAGGCAGCGGAGTGTTCATCGATGAGTTTCTGATCACCCAGCGTGACGAAAGCACCGTGATCGCgaccttcatcatcttgagTCCACTGAGTCTGCATCGATATCTGTTGACCGTAGTCAAGACCAATACCATACTCAAGCTTTTTGTCCAGCATATCTCTCATGCCACGCCTGGGCCTTCCCTTTTCTCTCTGGAATTTCCGAAAGATCTCTTGCTCCACGACGACTTCACCTGTGAGAGCTTGTTCACTGTGCATCTTGATCCCCTCTCCGATACCAGCCTGCATGGTAAACAAAGATCGACGAAACAAGCGCCGCATATCGCCAGCGGGGCCGATATAGACACCACCGTTGATCC
This DNA window, taken from Fusarium fujikuroi IMI 58289 draft genome, chromosome FFUJ_chr11, encodes the following:
- a CDS encoding related to D-amino acid oxidase, giving the protein MEVGIIGSGIIGLTSALALVDAGYSVTIVARDLPGDDSSQQWASPWAGAGILPHPDYKGHDLQTETFKFYWALAHRDPTSGVQAVDVTEYYDDRDDDSTIWYKKMAPKYRRLPSKDLPATAKIGFKYRSMTVNPAVFLPWIKTVLDRKGVRFIRAEVKSIEEARSILGTKIIVNASGLGAFHLVNDQKVVAVRGQTMLVESDSHEMVMFQGSHYTYQIPRMYSGGVIVGGVSQAGNMDQNVDPAVRSDILRRMKLVAKDLYQDVDLSKHVMKDLVGFRPSREGGYRLEREGELIHAYGFNTLGYTYSYGVALKIRDLITSATEEEAVRSKL
- a CDS encoding probable BRT1 protein, down-regulated by mating factor B, which gives rise to MSSDLTTISTSEGCPAIGPYSQAVVAGSYVFLSGQIPIDSTGKPLQGSIADKTHACCKSVQAVLSAAGSGISRVAKVTVFLDDMKNFAEFNAVYETYFTHKPARSCVAVKTLPKNLEVEIECVALLHTQGSRL
- a CDS encoding related to Carboxypeptidase 2, with the protein product MARRLITFAALVSVVTGQSGGIQRGLQYGENWTPTTKDSDLVSANFPDVNITLRSPAFLNPDKVPGRFSNGTEGPTDDIELDYFIRNLARKHDWMTYELATFESEEGRAIPYVFLSLPSTNSSSDKLRVYLQAAIHGNEPAADESVLAFLGKMDAEPSWAKSILEKMDIKILPRYNVDGVAYFQRQLASNLDPNREHLKLMRGQSRQIKRIVSEWNPHIGLDMHEFTAPTIYGGHYQHGADSLLSGGINPNIDPKIREQLLDFFIPAVGEELESHGLRWEPYVTGPSNRTEGSRIRFTEAVTEARTGRNAVGLTQTISFLLEMRGIRIANQHFQRRVATALIKIQTILELARDNAEKVKSIVEDAREDFINSDEDIVITDSYVPENRTFTMVDTRNGSVVQVPIDFQRTTPSIANLTRSRPEAYIIPRTWSDVAERLEILGLKVERMNYEFRRTLQTLTIETSVVEPELYEGTYLNTVTTNSTTREVVLPVGSYYVSTRQQNAALAFIALEPENIDSYVKFNIIPVEAGMEYPVFRIPRE